The genomic window GAGATTGCCGTTAGAATCATAAGAGCGGCAAAAGAATTAGGAATAAAGACTGTTGCAGTATTTTCAGAGGCAGACAGAGATAGTCTGCATGTGAAGATAGCAGATGAGTCAGTCTGTATAGGTCCTACAAAAAGTACAGAATCATATCTGAAAATACCTAATATAATTTCTGCAGCAGAGGTTACAGGTGCAGATGCCATACACCCGGGATACGGATTCTTAGCTGAGAATGCTCAGTTTGCAAAAATATGCGAGATGCACAACATAGTCTTCATAGGTCCTAGCCCTGAATGTATTATAAACATGGGTGATAAGGCCACTGCCAGAAAAACAGCAGTTGAAAACGGAGTACCTCTTACTGAAGGTACTGGACTTATTAAAAATATAGAGGAAGCAAAAAAAGAGGTAAATGACAGAATAGGTTATCCTGTAATGATAAAAGCCACTGCCGGAGGCGGAGGAAAAGGGATGAGAATTGCTAGAAATGACAAGGAGCTAGCAACTAATATGGTAGCTGCACAAAATGAAGCAGAAGCTGCCTTTGGTAATCCTGATGTATACATAGAAAAGTATGTAGAGAATCCTAGACATATTGAGATACAGATCATAGGGGATAAACACGGAAATGTGGTACACCTAGGGGAGAGAGACTGCTCTATACAGAGAAGACACCAGAAGCTTATAGAGGAGGCACCTTCTGCCATACTTCCTCAAGATGTGAGAGTTGCA from uncultured Ilyobacter sp. includes these protein-coding regions:
- the accC gene encoding acetyl-CoA carboxylase biotin carboxylase subunit; the protein is MFNKILIANRGEIAVRIIRAAKELGIKTVAVFSEADRDSLHVKIADESVCIGPTKSTESYLKIPNIISAAEVTGADAIHPGYGFLAENAQFAKICEMHNIVFIGPSPECIINMGDKATARKTAVENGVPLTEGTGLIKNIEEAKKEVNDRIGYPVMIKATAGGGGKGMRIARNDKELATNMVAAQNEAEAAFGNPDVYIEKYVENPRHIEIQIIGDKHGNVVHLGERDCSIQRRHQKLIEEAPSAILPQDVRVAMGEAAVKLAKAINYDSAGTLEFLVDKSNNFFFMEMNTRIQVEHTVTEMVTGVDIIKEQIIAAAGGELTVTQDDVVIMGHAIECRINAEDTVNNFLPSAGTLETYIPAGGIGVRIDSHSYQGYVISPYYDSMIAKLIVHGSDREEAIIRMKRALEEYIIEGVDTTIPFHLQVFENEAYQKGDVYTSFIEEYFDKNKK